TTACTACCGATACGATTAGTGAAGGATTTCATTACTATTCATTATTAATTGACGGTGTTGCAGTTTGTGATCCAGCGAGCGAAACATTTTATGGAATGGGAAGAATGGCTTCGGGAATTGAGATTCCGCACAAAAATGATTTTTATTATGAGTTAAAAGATGTACCACATGGAGATATAAGAATTAAAAAATATTTTTCAAGTGTCTTAAACAGATGGCGACAGATTTATATTTATACTCCGCCGGATTATGATAAAAATGTAAATGAGAAATATCCAGTGTTATTTATTTTACATGGTGGCGGTGAAGATGAACGCGGTTGGGCAACTCAAGGTAAAACAGATATTATTTTAGATAATTTAATTTCTGATAAGAAAGCTACCCCAATGATTATTGTTATGCCCGATGGAAATATTGATGCACCAATGTTCGGCGATCAAGTGTTAAAAATATTTGAAAGCGAATTAACAAAATCTGTTATACCATTTATTGAAAATAATTATCGAGTCAGAACCGATTCTAAAAATCGTGCACTTGCCGGATTATCAATGGGCGGACTTCAAACACTTTATGCCGGAATTAACAATACAGAAATGTTTTCATACTTGGGAGTTTTTAGCTCCGGCTGGATTCAGCCGATGCAAAAAGACTTGGCGAATTCTCAATATGATTTTATGCAAAATAATGCTGATAAAATAAATACCGATTTAAAATTATTCTGGATTTCGATGGGTGGAAAAGAAGATATAGCTTACAATAATTGCCAATTGATGATGCAAAAATTTGATGAGATGAAAATAAATTATCAATATAGTGAATATCCTGGCGGGCATACTTGGCCGGTTTGGCGTCATGATTTATTCAAAATTGCACAATTACTTTTTAAATAAATTGATATAAGTGGTTTAAAATGAAGATTAAAATTTTATTCATTCTGATTTTACTATTTCAAGTTTGTTTGATAGCTCAAGAAAATTTTAAAATAATAGTTAGAACAGATAAAGAACCAATAGCTTCTGGGCAATTTAAGCCAACTTGGGAATCGTTAAAAAATTATAGAGTGCCGGAATGGTATAGAAATGCAAAATTTGGGATTTGGGCACATTGGGGTCCACAATGTCAACCGGGACAAGGCGATTGGTATGCACGAATGATGTATGATGAAGGAAGCGCTCAATATAATTGGCATGTTAAAAACTATGGACATCCATCTAAAGTTGGATTTAAAGATGTTATAAATAGTTGGAAAGCAGAAAATTGGAATCCAGAAAAATTAGTTGAATTGTACAAAAAAACTGGTGCGCAATATTTTTTTTCAATGGCAAATCACCATGATAATTTGGATATGTGGGATAGTAAATATCAAAAATGGAATACTGTAAATGTTGGTCCCAAAAAAGATATTCTCAAGGGTTGGGCGGATGCAGCAAAAAAGTATAATCTTCCATTTGGATTAAGTGTACACGCAGCACATGCTTGGTCATGGTTGGAAACTTCTCAAAGATCAGATAAGAATGGCGAGTTAGCTGGTATTCCATACGATGGCAAACTTACTGCTGAGGATGGAAAAGGCACATGGTGGGAAGGATTAGATCCGCAAGAATTATATGAACAGAATCATCCTTTAAGTGAAGGCAGCGAAAATACTAATAAAATTCATAGTCAATGGTATTGGGGAAACGGCGTTGCCATTCCTTCACAAGAATATTGTGAGAAGTTTTATAATAGAACGATTGATATGATAAATCAATTCAATCCAAATTTAATTTACTTTGATGATACTGGACTTCCGTTATATCCAATTAGTGATGCTGGATTAAAAATTGCTGCACATTATTATAATAGTAATATGGCATTGAACAACGGTAAATTAGAAGCTGTTTTATTTGGTAAAATTTTAACTGATGAAGAAAAAAAGTGTTTAGTCTGGGATGTTGAACTTGGAGCTCCGGAAAATATTCAAGAACTACCTTGGCAAACATGTTCATGCATTGGGCAATGGCATTATAAAAATTCAATTTATGAAAACAATGAATATAAATCTGCTAAAGCAGTAATTCATCAATTAGTTGATATTGTAAGCAAAAATGGAAATTTACTTTTAAATATTCCTGTAAGAGGTGATGGTACAATTGATGAAAAGGAAATTGCAATTCTAAAGAGTATTGCTTCATGGATGGAAATAAATAAAGAAAGTATTTATGAAACTCGTCCATGGAAAGTATTCGGTGAAGGACCAGCAGCTGAAACAGCAAACCCATTAAAGGCACAAGGGTTCAATGAGGGAAAAGTAAAATATAGTGATAAGGATTTAAGATTTAATCAAAATGGAAATATTCTTTACATAACAATTATGGGTGTACCAAATGATAGCATTTTGGTTAAGAATTTGAAAATTGTAAATGGACAAAAAAACATTGCAAATATTGAATTACTTGGAAGCACTGAAAAAGTTGAATGGAATCAAACTATGGAATATTTGAAAATTGAAAAGCCAAATATTATTCCTAACGAAATAGCCATTGTATATAAAGCATATTTGCATTAATAGTTAAATGATGGTAAAAATAAAGAATTAATAATGTTAACAATAATGTTATATAATGAGACAAAATAATAAAATAACTTTTAATAGAAATTTTGGTATTTCACTAAAAGTAATGTTGTTCATTGTTTTTAGTAGTATGAATATTCCCTTAACCGCACAACCAGAGAATAATGGAAAAAAAATTAGCTCCAATTTATTTGGATTATTTTTTGAAGATATTAATTATGCTGCAGATGGCGGACTATATGCAGAGCTTGTGCAAAATCGTTCGTTTGAATATACTCCAACAGAACAAAAAAGTTGGAATCCCTTATCTTTCTGGGAATATATTTCACCCGGGTTTTCTTATGGAAGAATTAGTGTAGAAACAAATTCACCAATTCATCCAAACAATCCGCATTACATAGTGCTTGATGTTGAACATGTTGGTCATGAAGAAAATTATGTTGGTGATATTGGAGTTGGTTTGAAAAATTCCGGATTTAATGGAATGGTAATAAAGACTGGTGAAAAATATAATTTAACCTTTTTTGTACGTCAATATTTAGAAGAACCAATTAATTTCAAAATAAGTTTACAAAGTCCATCCGGTAAAATTAAATATGCTGAAAATCAAATTACAACTTCTTCACAAGAATGGAAAAAATATTCAACAAGTTTAATTACATCAGAAAAAAGTGACAGTGCAACATTAGTGATTCTGGCAACAACCAAAGGAAAATTTGCAATCGATGTAATTTCTTTATTTCCGGAAAAAACATTTCTTAATCGCATAAACGGATTAAGAAATGATCTCGCTCAAGTACTTGCCGATATGAAACCAAAGTTTATTCGTTTTCCTGGAGGATGTCTTGTGCATGGCGATGGATTAGGTAATATGTACAGATGGAAAAATACTATCGGTCCAATTGAACAAAGAAAAGAACAAAGAAATATTTGGGGTTATCATCAAACAACAGGACTAGGTTATTTTGAATATTTTCAATTTTGTGAAGATATTGGGGCGATACCAATCCCAATATTACCAGCAGCTGTAAGTTGTCAAAATTCCGGTGGAACTTGGAGAATTGGCGGTACTGGGCAGAAAGCACTACAAATGAATGAAATGGATGAATACATTCAAGAAGTCCTTGATTTAATTGAATGGGCTAATGGTCCAATTACTTCAACTTGGGGCAAAAAGAGAGCAGAAGTTGGACATCCAAAACCATTTAATCTTGAATTTATTGGAATTGGCAATGAAGATAAAATGACACCGGAATTTCAAGAAAGATTTAAAATGATATTTGAAGCTGTTAAATCACATCATCCGGAAATATCAATAATTGGTACAACCGGACCTTTTCACAGCGGAGAAGATTTTGAGAAAGGATGTAAATTAGCTGATGAATTAAAAATCCCAATTGTTGATGAGCATTATTATGTCGATCCCAAATGGCTTTTAACAAATCATAATCGTTATGATAAGTATGATAGAAATAAATCCAAAGTTTATCTTGGTGAATATGCATCTTGGGGAAATAAAATGATTAATGCTATTTCCGAAGCTGCATATTTAACTTCATTAGAGAGAAATGGCGATGTAGTTGTTATGGCTTCATATGCTCCATTACTTGCAAAAAAAGATTTTACTCAATGGCGAACTGATATGATTTTCTTTGATAATACAAATATCTGCTTAACCCCAAATTATTATGTACAAAAAATGTTTATGACGAATCAAGGAGATATGTATTATGATAATATTATTTCATATGATAAAAATGATACAACTTTTGCTTCATCTTGTGTTAAGGATAACGAAAGCGGTGATATAATTTTAAAATTAGTTAACACAAGCATTGAAATGAAATCAATTAAAATTGATTTATCAATTTTAAAAATTAATTCAGAAGCTAAGAAAACAATCTTATCTGGTGATCCGGAAGATGAAAATACTTTTGAAAATATTGAAAAGATTATACCAATAAAATCAAAAATAAAAATTCAATCTAAATTTAATTACGATATTCCGGCAATGTCATTAACAGTTCTGAGAATAAAAACAGAAAAATGATTTTTGATAGTAAGAGAAAAATTATGAATAAAAAATTTCTTATCACCAAATTAATTTTATCATTGATAATATTTTTATCTGCAGAAAATATTTTACTCGCACAAAAACTTCATAGCGATAATGGTGATGGTACATTTACCAATCCGGTAATTGCAGCTGATTTTCCAGATCCCGATGTAATATTTGTTGATGATACATATTACATGGTTACCACAACAATGTTTATTTTTCCCGGAGTAACAGTTCTTAAATCCAAAGATTTAGTTAATTGGGAATATTGCAGCAATGCGGTTCCTAGATTTGATTTTAGTCCATGTTATAATCTTGATGGGTGTAATAGATATCGACACGGACAATGGGCAACAAGTATAAAGTACAATAAAGGAAAATTTTATTTATTGTTTATAACTCTAGATGAAGGCGGATTTATTTGCTCCTCAGAAAAAGCTGAAGGACCTTGGGAAATTACAAAATTACCCCAAGGGTTTTATGATCCTGGATTATTCTTTGATGAAGACGGAAGAATTTTTGTTGCTCATGGATATAGTGAAATTAGAATTACCGAAGTTGATAAAAATTTTACACCAATAAGCAAAGATTCGCTTGTTTACGTCGGCGATATTCGAAAAGGTTTAGAGGGTGCTCATGTTTATAAAATTAACGATTATTATTATTTGTATTGCACATACGGAGGACTAGACGGAATTCAAGTTGCTCTTCGTTCAAAAAATATTTACGGTCCATATGAACAAAAAGTTGTAATTAGTGAAAAAACTCACGGTCCAAACTTTGGTATTCATCAAGGTGCGTTAATAAAAACACAAATTGATGAATGGTGGACAATGCTATTTGTTGATAGCGGTCCTTTCGGTCGTTTCCCATCTCTACAGCCGGTAACTTGGGTAGATGGTTGGCCATTGGTTGGCGTTGATGGAAAAGCAGTAGTTAACTATAAAAAACCAAATGTTGGAAAAGAATATCCAATAAAAATATTTCCAACTTCTGATGAATTTAATACTCA
The nucleotide sequence above comes from Ignavibacteriota bacterium. Encoded proteins:
- a CDS encoding alpha-N-arabinofuranosidase, translated to MNIPLTAQPENNGKKISSNLFGLFFEDINYAADGGLYAELVQNRSFEYTPTEQKSWNPLSFWEYISPGFSYGRISVETNSPIHPNNPHYIVLDVEHVGHEENYVGDIGVGLKNSGFNGMVIKTGEKYNLTFFVRQYLEEPINFKISLQSPSGKIKYAENQITTSSQEWKKYSTSLITSEKSDSATLVILATTKGKFAIDVISLFPEKTFLNRINGLRNDLAQVLADMKPKFIRFPGGCLVHGDGLGNMYRWKNTIGPIEQRKEQRNIWGYHQTTGLGYFEYFQFCEDIGAIPIPILPAAVSCQNSGGTWRIGGTGQKALQMNEMDEYIQEVLDLIEWANGPITSTWGKKRAEVGHPKPFNLEFIGIGNEDKMTPEFQERFKMIFEAVKSHHPEISIIGTTGPFHSGEDFEKGCKLADELKIPIVDEHYYVDPKWLLTNHNRYDKYDRNKSKVYLGEYASWGNKMINAISEAAYLTSLERNGDVVVMASYAPLLAKKDFTQWRTDMIFFDNTNICLTPNYYVQKMFMTNQGDMYYDNIISYDKNDTTFASSCVKDNESGDIILKLVNTSIEMKSIKIDLSILKINSEAKKTILSGDPEDENTFENIEKIIPIKSKIKIQSKFNYDIPAMSLTVLRIKTEK
- a CDS encoding glycoside hydrolase 43 family protein; its protein translation is MNKKFLITKLILSLIIFLSAENILLAQKLHSDNGDGTFTNPVIAADFPDPDVIFVDDTYYMVTTTMFIFPGVTVLKSKDLVNWEYCSNAVPRFDFSPCYNLDGCNRYRHGQWATSIKYNKGKFYLLFITLDEGGFICSSEKAEGPWEITKLPQGFYDPGLFFDEDGRIFVAHGYSEIRITEVDKNFTPISKDSLVYVGDIRKGLEGAHVYKINDYYYLYCTYGGLDGIQVALRSKNIYGPYEQKVVISEKTHGPNFGIHQGALIKTQIDEWWTMLFVDSGPFGRFPSLQPVTWVDGWPLVGVDGKAVVNYKKPNVGKEYPIKIFPTSDEFNTQELGMQWGWNHNPEPSKWSLSENHGYLRLKTVRIVDSLQKAQNTLTQRMFAYYSDTLATVGTTELNFENMKDGDITGLAIFQDPYAFIGVRKNNNKNYVIMVNNGKTIDSTEVNGNKLYLKTSAIYGSGAADIFTGNAPAGTGTATFSFSIDNKNFTKIGNELNMRFSLKIFTGNKFCLFNYATKEFGGYVDFNWFRTSAEKI
- a CDS encoding alpha-L-fucosidase, producing the protein MKIKILFILILLFQVCLIAQENFKIIVRTDKEPIASGQFKPTWESLKNYRVPEWYRNAKFGIWAHWGPQCQPGQGDWYARMMYDEGSAQYNWHVKNYGHPSKVGFKDVINSWKAENWNPEKLVELYKKTGAQYFFSMANHHDNLDMWDSKYQKWNTVNVGPKKDILKGWADAAKKYNLPFGLSVHAAHAWSWLETSQRSDKNGELAGIPYDGKLTAEDGKGTWWEGLDPQELYEQNHPLSEGSENTNKIHSQWYWGNGVAIPSQEYCEKFYNRTIDMINQFNPNLIYFDDTGLPLYPISDAGLKIAAHYYNSNMALNNGKLEAVLFGKILTDEEKKCLVWDVELGAPENIQELPWQTCSCIGQWHYKNSIYENNEYKSAKAVIHQLVDIVSKNGNLLLNIPVRGDGTIDEKEIAILKSIASWMEINKESIYETRPWKVFGEGPAAETANPLKAQGFNEGKVKYSDKDLRFNQNGNILYITIMGVPNDSILVKNLKIVNGQKNIANIELLGSTEKVEWNQTMEYLKIEKPNIIPNEIAIVYKAYLH